The genomic stretch AGGCGGCTCTGCGTAAAGCGCTGCTGCAGGCCAGCTCCATCGCCTACTCTGACAGCGCCAGCGGCAGGTACGTCAGCCAGACGTTGTTCAAAAAAATGGGGATCGAAAAAGAAGTGGCGGATAAAGCGACAATGGTTGAGCGTATCCCGGTCGCCTCAGAAGTGGCGAAAGGAAAATACGCCGTCGGTTTCCAGCAGGTCAGCGAGCTGCTGCCGGTTCAGGGCGTCACTTTTATCGGGAAAATCCCGGATAATCTGCAGTACATCACGCGCTTCGCGGGTGCGGTCACCCGTCACGCAGAACATCCCGCGGAGGGGAAAGCGCTGCTGACCTATCTCGCCTCACCGCCCTCCAGGGCCGTCATCCAGAAGACGGGGATGATCCCCGTTACGTCCGGCGATACTGCTCGGTGATCTGCTTTTCCAGTTCAGCCGCAATGTAGGACTGGATACGCCCCCGGCGCCGGATAAGCCCCACGGTGCGTTTCACTTCCGGCGCCACCAGCGGCAGATGCGTCAGCAGCGTGTGCTCTGACGTCGGCATCGACATGGCAGGAACGGCAGCAATGCCGATCCCCGCCTCTACCATGCCGAGCATCGTGGTAACGTGACGCGTTTCGCAGACGCTCGGGCGTTCGGGAACGATATCCCCCAGCATCCGATCGAGCAGGTTACGGTTACCTGACGTTTTATCGAGGGAGATATAATCCTGCTGGTAAAAGGCCTGCCACGTCAGATGACTCTTCTGCGCCAGCGGGTGATCCTTTCGGCACGCCGCAACATAGACATCCTCCACCAGCGGGAAAAATTCGATTTCGGACGGCAGGTTTCCTGCGAAGCTGATGCCAAAATCCGCCTGGCTTCGGGCCACGGCGTCAATCACATTCCCCGCGCTGCTGTCGATGAGCTTAATGCGAACGCGCGGATAGCGAGACTGAAAGCGACGGATCACATCGGGCATAAAGTAACAGGCCGCGGAAGGGACCGTAGCAACCGTGATCAGCCCCGTCCGCTCTTCGCTGACCTTATCGACATCCGCCAGCATTGACTCAACGTTGTCGAGCAGCTGCGCGGAGCGTTCAGCAAAGTTTTGCCCGTATAACGTTAAGGCCACGCGGCGGGTGGTACGGTCAAACAGCCGGTTTCCCAGCGCGGCTTCCAGCTTTTCAATCCTGCGGCTCAGCGCCGACTGGGATAAGCAGATAGATTCAGCAGCGACACGGAAGTTACCGTATTCCACTAACGCTCTGAAAGCATAAAGATCGTTAAGGTCAAAATTCACGGGCATAGCGTCTGGATGTCCTGTCGGGGAATACGCAGCAAAGTCAAAAATAATAGCGTCTTATTGACCCACCGCAACCGGCGCGGTGTTGAAATACGTCAGAGCTCGTTGAGATGCAGGCGAACATACCCGGCGCGATCGGCAATGGCCTGCCGCTCCTCTTCCTTCATGTCCGCAAGCTGTTTAAAGACAATGCCCAGGCGGGGATTGTTACCCAGACGCGCCTGGTTGCGAGCAAAGAAATCCCAGTAAAGGGCATTGAAGGGGCACGCCAGCTCTCCGGTACGCTGGCTGTGTTGATACCGGCACCCCTGACAGTAGTTACTCATCTTATGAATATACGACGCGCTCGAGACGTAGGGCTTACTGGCCAGCAATCCGCCATCGCCAAACTGGCTCATGCCGAGGGTATTGGGCAGCTCCACCCATTCAAAGGCATCAATATAGACTCCCAGATACCATTCATGAACCGCCTGCGGCGACAGGCCGCTGAGCAGGCTAAAGTTCCCAATGACCATCAGGCGCTGGATATGGTGGGCGTAAGCCTCGGTGAGCGACTGTCCAACGGCATGCGCCAGGCAGCGCATCTGCGTCCTGCCGGTCCAGAACCAGTCCGGCAGCGGGGCGTGCTGGTCTAAGGCATTCAGATCCCGATAGCCCGGCATCTGCGACCAGTAAATCCCGCGCACGTATTCCCGCCAGCCGAGAATTTGTCGAATAAACCCTTCAACGGCTGGCAGCGGCGCATGGCCCGAACGCCATGCCTGCTCGGCGGCAGCCACCACTTCCCGCGGATTAAGCATTTTGGTATTCAGCGCGAATGAAATTAACGAGTGGAAAAGAAAAGGCTCCTCCGCGTGCATCGCGTCCTGCCAGGCGCCGAACTGGGGGAGCACGTTAGCGATAAATTCATCCAGCCTTGCTTTGGCTTCCGAACGGTTGAGCGGCCAGCGAAAATTCCCGGCCTGCGGTTCGCCGAAGGTGTTTACGCCGCAGCGTTGGATCTCCGCCCATAAGGCTGAATAATCGTGGCTGGGACGCGCGTCTTCCGGCGCGGGCGGCTCGCCGGACCAGCGCTTACGGTTTTCAGCATCAAAATTCCATTTTCCCCCTTCCGGCTCGCCTTCTGTGGTTAACAGTATGCCGTGCTGACGACGCATTTCCCGGTAAAAGTACTCCATTCGCCAGCTTTTGCGCGTCGCAAAGAACGCGCTCACCTGTCCACGGGTGGTGAAGAAATGCTCGCTGCTGACGCAGGCCGTTTCGACGGACGCCGCTTTCGCCCACGCCTGCAGCTGCGTATCCAGGCGCCATTCGTCGGGCTCCTGCCATATCACCCTGTCGGCGCCGTAATGCGCGACCAGCGCGTTGAGATTGTCTTCCAGCGCGCCGCGGTTTGAGCCGTCAGAAAGCCGGACATACCTCACCCGATGCCCCTTCTCCTTTAACGCAGAGGCAAACGCGCGCATGGCGGCAAAAATGGCGATCACTTTCTGAGCGTGGTGAAGCACGTACGCGGTTTCTGCCCGCAGCTCCAGCATCACGTAAATGACGTTCGGATTGCAGGCATCAAACCAGCTGTGGTGCGGATTAAGCTGATCGCCCAGGATCAGGCGCAGTTCGGTCAACGGTGGCTCCTGCGACAACGCTCCGAACAGTATTTGACATCATCCCAGCATTTCGCCCATTTTTTGCGCCACGTCATGGGCCGCTGGCAGTGCGCGCACGCCCGGCTGGGCAGGTTCTGCTTGTTACCTTTGAAATCGCTCATCTTTTCAATACCGTACTGATTTCTTCACTGAACCTGTGGATGAAGGCTACGACAGACTTCACAAAATGAAGGTGATGCCCGTAAACCGCTACCCACCGCTACGTACGAATGATAGTTTATTCAGGCTGGAATTGTCGCAGTGAGCGATTTTCTGGCATCTTAACCGAACCTGACTTTCCCATTTTTGTTCAAGTGACGAGTTTGCGAGCAAAGCGATGATAAAGTGGCCCTGGAAAACGAATGAAGCTGGCCGGGATATGGCGCTGCCATGGGATGACGCGCTGACGATCCCGGTTCTGGCTAACCTAAACCCGGATGAACAAGCGAAACTGGTTCAGCTAGCGGATCGTTTTTTACAGCAAAAACGCCTGGTTCCACTGCAGGGTTTCGAACTCGATCCCCTGAAAAACGCGCGCATCGCCCTGCTTTTCTGTCTGCCGGTGCTTGAGCTCGGCATTGAGTGGCTGGACGGTTTCCACGAGGTGCTGATCTATCCGGCCCCCTTTATCGTCGATGACGAGTGGGAAGATGACATCGGGCTGGTGCACAACCAGCGCGTGGTGCAGTCCGGACAAAGCTGGCAGCAGGGGCCGATTATCCTCAACTGGCTCGACATTCAGGACTCGTTCGATGCGTCCGGTTTTAATCTGGTTATCCATGAAGTGGCGCACAAGCTGGACACCCGCAACGGCGATCGCGCCAGCGGTGTCCCTCTTATCCCGCTTCGTGAAGTGGCCGGATGGGAGCACGACCTGCATGCGGCGATGGAGAATATCCAGGATGAGATAGACCTGGTCGGCGAAAGCGCGGCCAGCATTGACGCCTATGCGGCAACCGACCCGGCCGAGTGCTTTGCGGTGCTCTCGGAGTATTTCTTCAGCGCGCCCGAGCTCTTCGCGCCCCGTTTCCCGGCGCTGTGGCAGCGTTTCTGCCAGTTTTATCAGCAGGATCCGCTCCAGCGTCTGCGGCAAAATGAGGAGTCTGGCGGCCATTCCTCCCGCCAGATCCATTAAGGTTTTTCAGTAGGGGGACGCTCGGTTGACCGTACCCCTATGCTCAACGCTAAAAACAGCACTGCCATTCCCCATGCGGCTACCGTTAAAGACTGCTCGCCGTAAAAACGCGTCACCACGGGCACCAGCAGCGCGCTGACGCCGTAGCCTAACGTGTGGCTGGTGGCGATGACGCCCGCCCCTTTCCCGGTGGTCAGCCTGTCGTTCAGCAGCAGCTGGTAGCCCGGCGTGGCCATCGCCGCCCCGAGTGACGTGATAACAATCCCCACGTAGAACAGCGTTAAACCGGCGACGGTCATCAGCCCAAGCCCTGCGACCATTAACACCGCCGCGATGCAGAGCAACGTCACCGGGGTGAAATGCTGCGGGCGGACCACCAGAAACTGCGCCGCGAGCGTGGCCAGCGCGGCCAGGCTCAGCAGAAGCGCAACATGATGGCTGATGTCCCGGGCGTTGCCCTCCAGCAGGGGGCTAAGATGCGGTGACAGGCCAAGCTGCATCAGGCTGACCAGCGCCGCCAGCAGCAGCGCCAGCAGCAGGAACGGCAGCATCGAGGCCTGCAGCCGGGTCGCCTGGTGTGCGACCGGCGGCAGCGGCGGGTCTGCGGCTTCGCGAAGCACCAGCAGCAGCGCGATTAACGGCGCGATCGCCATCAGCCAGAGCGGCGCCACCGGGCTGACGCTGAGCATCAGCGCCGCCAGCGGCGGGCCGAGCAAACGTCCGCAGCTGAGGCCGGAGCTTATCGTCGCCAGCGCCGCCATTCTCTTCTCCAGCCCCGCGCGCTGAATCGCCCACGTCTGGGCCGCAGGCACCAGCCCCGAGACCGTCAGTCCGTAAAGCAGACGTGAAAGAATCAGCCCCGCCAGTCCCCAGACGGTATCCAGCCTCCCGGCCGCCATCGCCCAGACCACCAGCGCCATCACAACAAAACTGGCCAGATAGCCGCTCAGCGAGGCCAGCATCACGGCCTTACATCCCCGCCGCTCGCTCTGGCGCCCCCACCAGGGCGAGGCCGGTAAAAAGAGCATGGATCCGAACATCAACAGCCCGGCCCAGACCGAGAGCGACAGCCCGGTCAGGGTCACCAGCTGCGGGAGCATCACCAGCAGGCCGTTTTGCCCGATACCTAATAAACCCGCACATAACGCCAGGGGCCAGTTGGCTTTTGAGGTGACGTTTTCGGTCAATACTTCAGAGTCTGTGCGCATGAGAATGTGAACATAGTGTCAATAAATGTGTGGAAATTATGAAGTTTATGAAAACAAATATTGCAAAAATGGTTGCGACTGTAAACAGAATGAATATCATAACGAGAATTATTATCAATCACGGAATGAGGTACATCTATGCGTGCTCTGCCCCGCTCTGCCGGTACAGACGTTGCAGCCCAGTGTTTTTTGAACGCCCTGTTGCGCGAAACGAAGGACTGGCGCTATCTCCCCGCTACCGATGCGGATGCGTTACCGAACATTCATATCCCGCTGTCCCAAACCCAGGCGCTTCGGGTTCCGGTACGCTATTTCTCTCCCACCCAGCATCATCAGTACCGTTTCCCGGCCACGCTTATTCAGAGCAACAGCGACGAGGGTGACGCTGTCACATTCGCTCAACTTGTTGATTTAATTCTTGAAAAGCCGTCAGTAAAAGGATCGCTGGATGCCGATACGCTGGGGCGTTTTAAGCAGCGCGTTCTCGAAAGCCATGCGCACACCTGGCAGGCGATCGATCTGCGTCACGGCTGGGCAAACCTGCGCGATAAGCCGCTGACGTTTGCCGAAGCGGAACAGGCGCTGCTGGTCGGCCACGCGTTTCATCCGGCGCCGAAGTCGCACGAGCCGTTCAACGAAACAGAGGCGCGTCGCTATCTGCCCGATTTCGCCTCCCGCTTCCCGCTGCGCTGGTTTGCCGTTGAGAGCACGCTCGTTGCCGGCGACAGCCTGAACGTCTCCCTGCGCGAGCGTCTGCTGCGCTTCGCGGCCCAGAGCGCGCCTGAGCTGCTCGGCCACTTCACCGACACCCGCTGGCTGCTGCCGATGCACCCGTGGCAGGCCGACTATCTGCTGGAGCAGGAGTGGTGCCAGCGTCTGGCGGAAAACGGTTCACTGCAGGACCTGGGCGAAGCGGGCGCACAGTGGCTGCCCACCAGCTCATCCCGCTCGCTGTACAGCGAAACCAACAGCGACATGATTAAGTTCTCCCTCAGCGTGCGCCTGACCAACTCCGTGCGCACGCTGTCGGTCAAAGAAGTTAAGCGCGGAATGCGCCTGGCGCGCCTGGCGAAAACGGAACGCTGGCAAGATTTACAGGCACGCTACCCGACCATGCGCGTGATGCAGGAGGACGGCTGGGCCGGGCTGCGTGACGAAAGGGGCGTTATTCAGGAAGAGAGCCTGATGGCCCTGCGCGTCAATCTGCTGTTCGATACGCCAGAGACCCAGACCAACGTGCTGGTGAGCCTGACCCAGGCCGCGCCGGACGGCGGCGACAGCCTGCTGGCCGCGGCGGTGCGCCGTCTCAGCCAGCGTCTCAATTTACCGCTCGCACGGGCCGCCCGCTGCTGGCTGGACGCCTACTGCGACCGCGTATTACTTCCGCTGTTCAGCGCCGAGGCGGACTACGGTCTGGTCCTGCTGGCGCACCAGCAAAATATCCTCGTTGAGATGCAGCAGGACTTCCCCGTCGGGCTTATCTACCGCGACTGCCAGGGCAGCGCGTGGACCGAAGGGGCCGACGCGTGGCTGAAAGAGACGGGCGAAACGGAGGTGGAAAACCGCTTCGGTGAGAGCCAGCTGCTGCGCTACTTCCCTTATTACCTGCTGCTGAACTCTACCCTTGCCGTCACCGCCGCCCTTGCCGCCGCCGGTTTTGACAGCGAGGAGAGCCTGATGTCCCGCGTGCGCGACGCGCTGGCCGAACTGCGCCGCACGGCGAAGCAGACCCGCTGCCTCGACTACGTTCTCGACAGCCCGACCTGGAACTGCAAAGGCAACTTCTTCTGCTACCTGCACGATCGCAATGAAAACACCATCGTCGATCCGGCGGTGATCTATTTCGACTTTAGCAACCCGTTTTACAAGGAGAAGGCGTAATGACCATCGCGAATATCGTCCATTCCGGCTTCGGCTTTCGCTGCACCGCAACGGATCGCGCGCTGCCGCTGACGTTGGGTCTCGACGGCAGCGCGGTGCTGGAGCGTCTGAATGGGATCCCGGACGGCTGGCTGGTCGAAGCACTCGATCAGCTGTTTGTTGCCGCCCCCGCGCTGACCGGCATTACCCTGCCCTGGGCGACCTGGCAGGATGAACCCCAGGCGCAGGCGCTATTTAGCCTGGCCCACGGGGACTATCTGGCACGCGAAACCTTCTGGCAGCTGCCGCTGTGGCTGAAAGGCGAACGGCCGCAGGCCAGCGGCGGAATGCAGTTTGATGAGAGCCGTCAGCTGTACTTCCCGCTGCGTCCTCACCGCCCGCAGGGCGAAGTGTACCGTCGCTACGATCCGCAAATTAAGCGCACCCTCAGCTTCCGCGTGGCCGACGTGGCGCTGGACGGCGAACGCTTCACCCAATGGATGAACAACCCGCGCGTGAACGCCTTCTGGGAGATGGCGGGCCCGCAGGCCGAGCAGGAAAACTACCTGCGCCGTCAGCTTGACTCCACCTACTGCTACCCGGTGATCGGCTGCTTCGACGACCAGCCGTTCGGCTATTTTGAGCTCTATTGGGCGCCAGAAGACCGCATTGGCCGTCACTACCGCTGGCAGCCGTTTGACCGCGGGCTGCACATGCTGGTGGGCGAAGAGAACTGGCGCGGCGCGCAGTACATCCGCAGCTGGCTGCGCGGCCTGAGCCACTATCTGTATCTCGATGAACCGCGCACCGCGCGCATCGTCGCCGAGCCGCGCTTCGATAACCAGCGTCTGTTCCGTCATCTGGCCTCCGCCGGTTTCGAGACGATGAAAGAGTTCGACTTCCCGCACAAGCGCTCGCGCCTGATCATGAGCCAGCGTCACCGCTTCTTCAGCGAGGTGGGCCTGTGAACGCGCTCTGGCAGAAAGTGAACCGCGAGATGGTGGCGAAGATCCTCGCCGAGCTGGAATACGAACGCACCCTGCGCGCTGAACCGGTTTCGTCGGGAGTCTGGCGCATCGCCATGGGCAACGAGTCCTGGCAGTTTCGCGCCACGCGCGGGATCTGGGGCTGGCTGCATATCGACCCGGACAGCCTGTCCACCGCCAGCGGCGAGGCCGTGGAAGCGGAAAGCGCACTCCTGCAGCTGGCGACGGTGCTGGAGATGAGCGACGCGCAAACGGCAGAGCATATGGAAGATCTCTACGCCACGCTGCGCGGCGACATGCAGCTGCTTCAGGCGCGTGAAGCGATGGACGCGGACGCGCTGATCCAGCTCGACCCGGACGAATTACAGTGTCTGATGAGCGGTCACCCGAAGTTTATTTTCAACAAAGGCCGCCGCGGCTGGGGGCTGGACGCGCTGCGTCAGTACGCGCCTGAGTATCGCGGACGTTTTCGTCTGCACTGGGTTGCCGTTCAGCGGGAGCATCTGGTCTGGAGCAGCGACGCCGATTGCGACATTCACACTCTGCTGGCGAGCGCCATGGACAACGCCGAGCGCGCCCGCTTTGACGCCCGCTGGCAGGCGCTGGGTCTCAACGAAGGCTGGCTGCCGGTGCCGCTGCACCCGTGGCAGTGGCAGCAGAAGATTGCCGTTCATTTCCTGGCCCAGCTGGCGCGCGGAGAGATGGTTGAGCTGGGCGAGTTTGGCGACGAGTATCTGGCGCAGCAGTCCCTGCGCACGCTCACCAACGCCAGCCGTCGCGCGCCGTATGACATCAAGCTTCCGCTGACCATCTACAACACCTCCTGCTATCGCGGCATTCCGGGCAAGTACATTGCCGCCGGGCCGCTGGCCTCGCGCTGGCTGCAAGAGCAGTTTGCTACCGACGCCACGCTTGCCCGCTCTGGTGCGCAGGTGCTTGGCGAACCCGCCGCCGGTTATCTGTCGCATCCGGGCTATTCGGCTCTGTCGAAAGCGCCCTACCGCTATCAGGAGATGCTGGGGGTGATCTGGCGCGAGAACCCGTCCTGTTATTTAGAAGACGGTGAACAGGCGGTGCTGATGGCCGCGCTGATGGAGACCGATAACGCCGGGCGCCCGCTGATCGACGCGTGGATTAAACGCTCGGGGCTAAGCGCCGACGCGTGGCTTGAAAAGCTGTTTGAGGCAACGGTGATCCCGTTCTATCACCTGCTCTGCCGCTACGGCGTGGCGCTGATCGCCCACGGCCAGAACGTGACGCTGGTGATGAAGGATTACGTCCCGCAGCGCATCCTGCTGAAGGATTTCCAGGGCGACATGCGCCTGGTGGATGAAGATTTCCCGCAGGCACAGACCCTGCCGGAACAGGTGAAAGCCGTCACGGCGCGCCTCAGCGCGGATTACATTATTCACGACCTGCAAACCGGTAACTTTGTGACGGTGCTGCGCTTTATCTCGCGCCTCACGCTGCAATGCGGCGTGAGCGAAACGCGCTTCTACCAGATTCTGGCCGGGGTTTTACGGGAGTATATGGCGGCGCACCCGGATCTGGCAGAACGCTTCGCGAAGTTCGACCTGTTTAAGCCGCAGATTATTCGCGTGATCCTCAACCCGGTCAAACTGACCTTCTCCGAACACGACGGCGGCAGCCGCATGCTGCCTAACTACGTCACCGACCTTGATAACCCTCTTTTTCTGGCCTCCCGGGAGTCAGCGCAATGAAAACCTATGATTTCATCGGCATTGGTATTGGCCCGTTTAACCTCAGCATCGCCGCTCTGGCCGAAGGGCTGGACGGCTTTAGCTCGCTGTTCCTCGAGCGTAAACCGCACTTCTCCTGGCACCCGGGAATGATGGTGCCGGACTGCCACATGCAGACCAGCTTCCTGAAGGATCTGGTCAGCGCCGTGGAGCCCACCAACCGCCACAGCTTCCTGAACTACCTGGTGCAGCGCAAAAAGTTCTACCGCTTCCTGACCACCGAGCAGCGCACCGTCTCCCGCGAGGAGTTTGCGGACTACCTGTGCTGGGCGGCGGAAAACCTCACCAATCTCTCCTTCAGCCAGCAGGTGCAGCAGGTGAGCTTTGATGAGAAAAGCGGCCTGTTTGAGGTAGTGACCCAGCGCGACCGCTTCCTGGCGCGCCACGTCTGCGTGGGGATTGGCAAACAGATCAATCTGCCTGACTGCGTCACCGCGCAGGACGATACCTGCTTCCACGCCAGCGAGATGATGCTGCGCACGCCGGATCTCGCGGGCAAGCGCGTCACCGTCGTCGGCGGCGGCCAGAGCGGGGCCGACCTGTTTTTGAATATCTTCCGCGGCGAATGGGGCCAGCCGCTGAGCCTGAACTGGGTATCGCGCCGCAATAACTACAACGCGCTGGATGAAGCCGCCTTTGCCAACGAGTATTTCACGCCGGAGTACGTGGACAGCTTCTCAACGCTGGGTGAAGAGGCCCGTCGTCAGATGTTGCACGAGCAGAAGATGACGTCCGACGGGATCACCACCGAGTCCCTGCTGGCGATTTACCGCGCCATGTACCACCGCTTCGAAGTGCTGCGTGAAAAACCCTGGGCACACCTGATGCCGTCCCGCTCGGTGACGGCGCTGACGCGCCAGGAAAACGGCCATCGCCTGAGCATTCAGCATCACCTCGACGGCGGCCGCGAGCAGCTGGAGAGCGACGTGGTGATTTTCGCCACCGGCTACCGCGCCGTGCAGCCCGCGTTCCTCGCGCCGCTGTCTCACCGCCTGCATTTGGACACGGACGAAGCCTTCTGCATTAACAACGATTTCACCCTCGAATGGGACGGCCCGCAGAGCAACCGCCTGTTCGCCGTGAATGCCGGGATGCACCGTCTCGGCATTGCCGAACCCCAGCTCAGCCTGATGGCCTGGCGCGCGGCGCGAATTCTTAATCGCGCACATGCCGACGAGCCGTTTGAGCTGGCTACCACACCCGGCGTTATCCACTGGCGCAGCACCACCAGCCCGGAGAACAGCCCGGTTTTTAAATCGTTAGCAAAAACCACCGAGTACTGACACACACAATCAGGATCAACATAACAATGAAACGTTCTCATCTTTGGGTTTTAAATCCTTGCTTGCTTGCAATGCTTTCTACCTCTGCGTGGGCGGAAGAACAAAAGGAAGAAAATATCGTGGTCTCCGCCAGCCGCGCGCACCGCAGCGTGGCGGAGATGGCGCAGACCACCTGGGTCATTGAACGGGCTGAAATTGAACAGCAGGTTCAGGGCGGGAAAGAGATTAAAGAGGTGCTGGCGCAGCTGATCCCGGGCATGGACGTCAGCAGCCAGGGCCGTACCAACTACGGTATGAACCTGCGCGGCCGTTCCATGATGGTGATGGTGGACGGCGTTCGCCTGAACTCGTCCCGCAGCGACAGCCGCCAGCTGGACTCTATCGATCCGTTCAACATTGACCGTATCGAAGTGATCTCCGGCGCCACCTCGCTCTACGGCGGCGGCAGCACCGGCGGCCTGGTGAACATCGTCACCAAAAAGGGCCAGCCGGATACCGAAGTTGAGTTCCAGACCGGGGCAAAAAGCGGGTTTAACAGCCATAACGATCACGATGAGAACGTGTCGGCCGCCGTAAGCGGCGGTAATGACAACGCCTCAGGTCGCCTGTCGGTGTCGTATCAGCGCTACGGCGGCTGGTATGACGGCAAAGGCAACGAGGTGATTATTGATAACACCCAGACCGGCCTCCAGTATTCCGACCGTATTGATGTGATGGGAACAGGCACCATCAACATTGACGATAGCCAGCAGCTGCAGCTGACGACGCAGTACTACAAGAGCGAGTCCGACGGCAAGCATGGGCTGTATCTCGGGAAGAACTTCTCGGCGGTAACGGGCGATGCGACCGCGTACAACAAAGGTAATCTCGATTCTGACCGCGTACCGGGCACCGAGCGCCATCTGATTAACCTGCAGTACTCCAATACCGATTTCTGGGGCCAGGATCTGGTCGCGCAGATTTACTATCGCGACGAGAGCCTGACCTATTATCCGTTCCCGACCCTGACCAAAGGCGTGGTGAGCAGCATCGGCGCGTCCCAGCAGAAGACCGATTTTTACGGCGGCAAGCTGACGCTGAACAGCAAGCCGGTGGACGATTTAACGCTGACCTGGGGTGTCGATGCCGACCACGAAACCTTCGATGCCAACCAGCAGTTCTTCAACCTGAGCAAGGCCGCGGCGAGCGGCGGCATGGAGCTGGATAACGCCTACAACGTGGGCCGTTACCCGGGCTACAGCATCACCAACCTCGCCCCGTTCCTGCAGGCCAGCTACGACATTGACGCCATTACCCTGAGCGGCGGCGTACGTTATCAGTACACCGAAAACAAGGTGGACGACTTTGTCGGTTACACCCAGCAGCAGGCCATCGCCACCGGGAAAGCCACCTCCGCCGACGCGGTACCGGGCGGGAAAACCGATTACAACAACTTCCTGTTTAACGCCGGGATCCTCGGTCGCCTGACCGAACAGCAGCAGCTGTGGTTTAACTTCTCCCAGGGCTTCGAAATTCCGGACCTGGCGAAGTACTACGGCTCCGGTACCTATCAGCTCAGCAACGGTCACTATCGCCTGCTGAACAGCGTCAACGTGAACGACTCGACGCTGGACGGTATCAAGGTCAACGCTTACGAGCTGGGCTGGCGTTATACCGGCGATAACCTGCGCACGCAGGTCGCGGCGTATTACTCGCTCTCGGATAAAACCATCACCATCAACAAGACGGATATGACCATCAACCTTGAAGACGACAAGCGTCGTATCTACGGGGTGGAAGGTCAGGTGGACTATTTCTTCACCGACAGCGACTGGAGCACCGGTGCGAACTTTAACGCCATCAAGTCTGAAACCCGCGAAAACGGGAAATGGGAGAAGCTGACGGTCGACAGCGCCAGCCCGTCGAAAGCCAGCGCATGGGTCAACTGGGCGCCGGGCGACTGGACCCTGCGCGTGCAGAGCACGCAGACCTTTGACGTCTCTGACTCCGACGGCAAGAAGATCGATGGCTATAACACGGTCGACTTCCTGGGCAGCTACGCCCTGCCGGTGGGTAAGGTCAGCTTCAGCGTGGAAAACCTGCTGGACAAAGACTACACCACCGCCTGGGGCCAGCGCGCACCGGGGCTGTATAGCCCAACCTACGGTGCACCGGGCCTGTATACCTATAAAGGCCGCGGACGTACGTTTGGTCTGAACTACTCCGTACTGTTCTGATCCTGCGCGCCGCCTGCGGGCGGCGCATTTTGCTGTGTAATTTCAACGCGAATTTGCTATAAAATCAGCGATTTGCTGAAATTGTCGGCAAACGAAAGAAAAGTGCGTTTTCACCCTTTGACAAGGCGTACCGAGGTCGCTACTATGCGCCTCGTTCACACGATTCCTCTGTAGTTCAGTCGGTAGAACGGCGGACTGTTAATCCGTATGTCACTGGTTCGAGTCCAGTCAGAGGAGCCAAATTTGAAAAGCCTGCTTAAGGAAACTTGAGCGGGCTTTTTTGCTTTTCTGCGTCTTTTAATCACATCATAAGCATCGGTTCACGATTGCATTAGGTATACGTTGTTCAAGGCTTCCGTATCAGTGATTCTGGGCTGCTCACAGCGAATAGCGCCCGTTTTATGTTCTTGCATATGGCAAAACCCAGGTATTCACCGCTGGTGATGGGAACAACAAAGAGTAGCAGGGCGA from Enterobacter dykesii encodes the following:
- a CDS encoding TonB-dependent siderophore receptor, with amino-acid sequence MKRSHLWVLNPCLLAMLSTSAWAEEQKEENIVVSASRAHRSVAEMAQTTWVIERAEIEQQVQGGKEIKEVLAQLIPGMDVSSQGRTNYGMNLRGRSMMVMVDGVRLNSSRSDSRQLDSIDPFNIDRIEVISGATSLYGGGSTGGLVNIVTKKGQPDTEVEFQTGAKSGFNSHNDHDENVSAAVSGGNDNASGRLSVSYQRYGGWYDGKGNEVIIDNTQTGLQYSDRIDVMGTGTINIDDSQQLQLTTQYYKSESDGKHGLYLGKNFSAVTGDATAYNKGNLDSDRVPGTERHLINLQYSNTDFWGQDLVAQIYYRDESLTYYPFPTLTKGVVSSIGASQQKTDFYGGKLTLNSKPVDDLTLTWGVDADHETFDANQQFFNLSKAAASGGMELDNAYNVGRYPGYSITNLAPFLQASYDIDAITLSGGVRYQYTENKVDDFVGYTQQQAIATGKATSADAVPGGKTDYNNFLFNAGILGRLTEQQQLWFNFSQGFEIPDLAKYYGSGTYQLSNGHYRLLNSVNVNDSTLDGIKVNAYELGWRYTGDNLRTQVAAYYSLSDKTITINKTDMTINLEDDKRRIYGVEGQVDYFFTDSDWSTGANFNAIKSETRENGKWEKLTVDSASPSKASAWVNWAPGDWTLRVQSTQTFDVSDSDGKKIDGYNTVDFLGSYALPVGKVSFSVENLLDKDYTTAWGQRAPGLYSPTYGAPGLYTYKGRGRTFGLNYSVLF